Proteins encoded in a region of the Eretmochelys imbricata isolate rEreImb1 chromosome 10, rEreImb1.hap1, whole genome shotgun sequence genome:
- the LOC144271129 gene encoding peroxisomal membrane protein 11A-like isoform X5 gives MEAFVNFTNQTQGRDRLFRAIQHTCMLLSYLLKHKADKETVIMKLKELESSMRSGRKLFRLGNMVHAMVAARRTTQLPDLVPRLCLTASNLSRVLYFICDTVLWVKSVGLVPDIDKQKWRNWATKCYYYSLLMNLTRDLYEISWQMEQEAQRKKARKENSSQCDKQDQDLFSFHADGLQPFLLLLYCTLRKHPPLLLDTVKNLCDLSSPLNQLGIYKTNPGVIGLCGLLSSLVGILTVASPHMKLKH, from the exons ATGGAGGCGTTTGTGAACTTCACCAACCAGACCCAGGGCCGGGACCGGCTCTTCCG AGCCATTCAACACACATGCATGTTGCTTAGctatttattaaagcataaggcTGACAAAGAGACGGTGATAATGAAGCTCAAGGAGTTGGAATCTAGCATGCGCTCTGGCCGCAAAT TGTTCAGACTGGGGAACATGGTGCATGCCATGGTAGCAGCCAGGAGAACTACTCAGCTACCAGACCTGGTGCCCCGTCTCTGCCTGACAGCCTCCAACCTCAGCCGTGTCCTGTATTTCATCTGTGACACAGTCCTGTGGGTGAAGAGTGTTGGACTCGTCCCTGACATTGACAAGCAGAAGTGGCGGAATTGGGCTACCAAATGCTATTACTATTCACTGCTGATGAATTTGACCAGGGATTTGTATGAGATCTCCTGGCAGATGGAACAGGAGGCTCAAAGGAAGAAGGCAAGGAAGGAGAACTCTTCTCAATGTGACAAACAAGATCAGGACCTGTTCAGTTTCCATGCAGATGGGTTGCAGCCCTTTCTCCTCCTGCTGTACTGCACACTGAGGAAACACCCTCCCTTGTTGCTAGACACAGTGAAGAACCTTTGCGATCTCTCTAGTCCTTTGAACCAGCTGGGAATCTACAAAACCAACCCAGGAGTTATTGGGCTCTGTGGCCTCCTCTCATCCCTGGTGGGGATCCTCACAGTGGCAAGTCCACATATGAAGTTGAAGCACTGA
- the LOC144271129 gene encoding peroxisomal membrane protein 11A-like isoform X4: MGMVHGESLTWEEIVPFSSPPPPQPRDWSLCPVNHFPHFFHSRAIQHTCMLLSYLLKHKADKETVIMKLKELESSMRSGRKLFRLGNMVHAMVAARRTTQLPDLVPRLCLTASNLSRVLYFICDTVLWVKSVGLVPDIDKQKWRNWATKCYYYSLLMNLTRDLYEISWQMEQEAQRKKARKENSSQCDKQDQDLFSFHADGLQPFLLLLYCTLRKHPPLLLDTVKNLCDLSSPLNQLGIYKTNPGVIGLCGLLSSLVGILTVASPHMKLKH, encoded by the exons ATGGGTATGGTCCATGGGGAGTCCCTAACTTGGGAAGAAATtgttcctttctcttctcccccccccccacagccccgtgATTGGTCCTTGTGTCCTGTGAAccattttcctcattttttcCATTCCAGAGCCATTCAACACACATGCATGTTGCTTAGctatttattaaagcataaggcTGACAAAGAGACGGTGATAATGAAGCTCAAGGAGTTGGAATCTAGCATGCGCTCTGGCCGCAAAT TGTTCAGACTGGGGAACATGGTGCATGCCATGGTAGCAGCCAGGAGAACTACTCAGCTACCAGACCTGGTGCCCCGTCTCTGCCTGACAGCCTCCAACCTCAGCCGTGTCCTGTATTTCATCTGTGACACAGTCCTGTGGGTGAAGAGTGTTGGACTCGTCCCTGACATTGACAAGCAGAAGTGGCGGAATTGGGCTACCAAATGCTATTACTATTCACTGCTGATGAATTTGACCAGGGATTTGTATGAGATCTCCTGGCAGATGGAACAGGAGGCTCAAAGGAAGAAGGCAAGGAAGGAGAACTCTTCTCAATGTGACAAACAAGATCAGGACCTGTTCAGTTTCCATGCAGATGGGTTGCAGCCCTTTCTCCTCCTGCTGTACTGCACACTGAGGAAACACCCTCCCTTGTTGCTAGACACAGTGAAGAACCTTTGCGATCTCTCTAGTCCTTTGAACCAGCTGGGAATCTACAAAACCAACCCAGGAGTTATTGGGCTCTGTGGCCTCCTCTCATCCCTGGTGGGGATCCTCACAGTGGCAAGTCCACATATGAAGTTGAAGCACTGA